The following is a genomic window from Geoalkalibacter halelectricus.
TAACCTTCTCGTGGCTGGTGCCGAGCTTGGCCTGGTAGACCACGTTCTTGAGTGCCTCCAGGCGGGTTTCCAGCTTGTGCTTCTGGTCTTCCTGCCAGAAGAACATGGCGTCGTCGAGGCGCGCCCGCAGCACCCGCTGGTTGCCCTTGACGACGACCGCCGGATCCCGCGGCTCGGTGTTGGCGATGGTGATGAAACGCGGCAGCAGGTTCCCCTGGTCATCGGTCAGGGTGAAATAGCGCTGGTGCTCGCGCATGGTGGTGATCAGCAGTTCGCGGGGCAATTGCAGGTATTTTTCCTCGAAGGACCCGCACAGGGGCACGGGGAATTCAACCAGGTAGGAGACTTCCTCGAGCAGATCCGGATCGGGATTGATTCGCCCGCCGGCGGCCGCCGCGGTGCGCTCGATCTCCTTGGCGATGAGATCCTGGCGCCGCTTGGGATCAGACAGGACGAAATGGCGCTCGCACTCGGCCAGCCAGCTCTGCTCCCCGCTGACCGCAAAGGCGTCGGGGGCCATGAAGCGGTGGCCGCGCGACAGATGCCCGCTGTGCAGATTGCCGATGGAGAACGGCACCACCACGCCGTCGAACAAGGCGACGATCCAGTGCACCGGGCGCGCGAAGCGAACGTCGAGATCCGCCCAGCGCATGGACTTTTTGAAGGGAATCGCATTGATGAGGCGCGGCAGCATCTCCGGCAGCAGTTCTGCGGTCGGGCGCCCCTCGATGACCTTGGCGATAAACAGGTATTCACCCTTGTCCGTTTGCGCGCGCGACAACTCCGCCACCTCGACGCCGTTGGAGCGGGCAAAGCCCTGCGCCGCCTTGGTCGGATTGCCCTCGGCGTCGAAGGCCACCTTGACCGAGGGTCCCATGAGGCTAAGCTCCTGGCGCTCCTGGGTCGCGGCCACGCCCTCGACCACCAGGGCCAGGCGCCGCGGGGTGGCGTAGGTGCGCACCGCGGCGAAGGCGATGCGCGCGCTCTCGAATTCCTTGCGGATCAGCCGTTGCAGATCGGCCATGGCCTGGGGCAGAAAACCGGCGGGGATTTCCTC
Proteins encoded in this region:
- the glyS gene encoding glycine--tRNA ligase subunit beta, with the translated sequence MSAELFLEIGTEEIPAGFLPQAMADLQRLIRKEFESARIAFAAVRTYATPRRLALVVEGVAATQERQELSLMGPSVKVAFDAEGNPTKAAQGFARSNGVEVAELSRAQTDKGEYLFIAKVIEGRPTAELLPEMLPRLINAIPFKKSMRWADLDVRFARPVHWIVALFDGVVVPFSIGNLHSGHLSRGHRFMAPDAFAVSGEQSWLAECERHFVLSDPKRRQDLIAKEIERTAAAAGGRINPDPDLLEEVSYLVEFPVPLCGSFEEKYLQLPRELLITTMREHQRYFTLTDDQGNLLPRFITIANTEPRDPAVVVKGNQRVLRARLDDAMFFWQEDQKHKLETRLEALKNVVYQAKLGTSHEKVMRFKAIAESLAEKFEPEARDLTARAALLAKCDLETGMVYEFPELQGVMGREYARLEGENPRVCAAIYEHYLPLHAGGDLPSESIGAYISIADKIDTLCGCFGVGLIPTGTADPYALRRNAIGILNIILDRGLALSVPALVAQSLELLRAKLTRPAEEVRGEVIEFIRLRFLNMLTGQGYPQDVVDAVLAAGFVEPVDALQRVKALAEMKRRADFEPLAVAFKRVVNIIKGGVPDPVRPELLEAACEKQLADAVARAAEEVRALVARGDYAAALQVIAGLRAPVDAYFDGVMVMAEDVAVRTNRLALLTQVARLFEGIADFSRISE